Proteins encoded together in one Candidatus Eisenbacteria bacterium window:
- a CDS encoding O-antigen ligase family protein — protein MRGEDVRPEPTRPHAPARDPRSPLPVESGFDLLKSPIVVAILVTIAAAGLFGIFFLLYQWYGQAPHRLFKIFFGMILLTVLMTRPRWALVMVVFSMPFVEWLPKSGAPMLNSLNLIMIALLLAALFSAISTRTSVLLPSALKKPILFFLAWAFLAWFHALIVPFSESITPLIRLRLLHNGLFGVYLFFLVHRLLAAMPAEDAQRWIKNLAILMAVSAALGTLGLLWQSSGLRQGVRVAGGLGDINKAATYYAMALIWTFSMRRVMGRALWSRLAYVGLIFFNTLGLVLPNSRGGFVAFLVAGVGFSLSRGAKGLAVGLVLLATVPFWVPDYVQERFQETIGVFDAESDRFGAINESAGGRLEFWEAAIDVIIHHPILGVGYGAMPEATAAAVGRYRNTHNFYLELTGEMGIPALLILMLIFYRVIRKARRLSRSREVPDWVQAVGEGTVWLSVALLVANIFGTRFLSYALAGYFFLAAALLERATQEDLWPLRSRSDCSMTEEGDIPQNPNETERRPDGHSD, from the coding sequence ATGAGGGGGGAGGACGTCAGGCCGGAACCCACGCGCCCCCACGCACCGGCCCGGGATCCCAGATCCCCACTGCCGGTGGAGAGTGGATTTGATCTGCTCAAATCTCCGATTGTGGTTGCGATACTGGTAACCATTGCCGCCGCCGGCCTCTTCGGCATCTTCTTCCTGCTCTATCAGTGGTATGGGCAAGCTCCACACCGGCTTTTTAAAATCTTCTTCGGGATGATCCTTCTCACCGTCCTCATGACGCGGCCCCGTTGGGCGCTGGTAATGGTAGTCTTCTCGATGCCCTTTGTGGAGTGGCTGCCAAAATCGGGCGCGCCGATGCTGAACAGCCTGAATCTCATCATGATAGCGCTGCTTCTGGCCGCCCTCTTCTCAGCGATCTCGACGCGAACCTCCGTGCTCCTCCCCAGCGCGCTTAAAAAACCCATTTTATTCTTTCTCGCCTGGGCCTTCCTCGCCTGGTTTCATGCCCTTATTGTTCCCTTTTCGGAGTCCATCACACCCCTCATCCGTCTCCGGCTTCTTCATAATGGCCTCTTCGGCGTCTATCTTTTCTTTCTTGTCCATCGCCTCCTGGCCGCCATGCCGGCTGAAGATGCGCAACGTTGGATCAAGAACCTGGCGATCCTCATGGCCGTCTCCGCCGCGCTGGGAACTCTCGGACTTCTCTGGCAATCCTCCGGCCTGCGGCAAGGTGTCCGTGTCGCTGGCGGTTTGGGGGATATCAACAAGGCGGCGACCTACTATGCGATGGCCTTGATCTGGACCTTTTCGATGAGAAGGGTCATGGGACGCGCGCTTTGGTCCCGCCTCGCCTATGTCGGCCTTATCTTCTTCAATACACTGGGGCTGGTTCTGCCCAATTCCCGCGGCGGATTCGTCGCCTTCCTCGTCGCTGGTGTCGGATTTTCCCTCTCCCGCGGAGCCAAGGGATTGGCCGTGGGGCTCGTCCTTCTCGCCACCGTGCCCTTTTGGGTCCCCGATTATGTCCAAGAGCGTTTTCAGGAGACGATCGGCGTCTTTGATGCAGAATCCGATCGCTTTGGCGCCATCAATGAATCGGCGGGGGGACGGCTCGAATTCTGGGAGGCCGCTATCGATGTCATTATCCATCATCCGATTCTCGGCGTCGGCTACGGCGCCATGCCGGAAGCGACCGCGGCCGCCGTGGGGCGTTACAGAAATACCCATAATTTCTATCTGGAACTGACCGGGGAGATGGGGATTCCGGCCCTTTTAATCCTCATGCTGATCTTTTACCGGGTGATCCGGAAGGCGCGGCGCCTCTCGAGAAGCCGTGAGGTCCCCGATTGGGTCCAAGCGGTGGGAGAGGGGACGGTTTGGCTCAGCGTCGCCCTCCTCGTGGCGAATATCTTCGGGACCCGCTTTCTCAGCTATGCCCTGGCCGGATACTTCTTCCTCGCCGCCGCCCTGCTGGAACGGGCGACCCAGGAAGATCTCTGGCCCTTGAGAAGCCGGTCCGATTGTTCGATGACAGAAGAGGGGGATATCCCTCAAAACCCGAATGAAACAGAAAGGCGTCCCGATGGACATTCCGATTAA
- a CDS encoding acyl--CoA ligase, with the protein MKEIQDTITRVLDDGMRRTETGVAFRMKDKVFRFDELEAASRRLAENLLRRGLRKGEKVALAFNNCFLYPIAFIGIQRAGGVAVPINPTLTGREIHYILDHADVRWFLLAPEAEVPEGAESVPKMEGILRLFYSGAVEDREVALFPGGAAGDEAVALPPEDQDQDGILIYTSGTTGVPKAVLLSQRNIIANARFVVDYLELRPSDRHAVFLPLFYSYAMSQMLSTLMAGGEVILLDGLIFPAVALKEMAHHGSTILAGVPTTYNLLVRLNSFNNNELPNLRLFLNAGGPVHPDRLDELCRRFPNALIINNYGCTEAGPRVTYLPHEELHTRRGSMGIAIPGMKVTLRDDQGREVGVGEMGEVTISGPCVMKCYYKNEIQTRRVMTPYGLRSGDWATKDKDGFLYFKGRKLDIINTGGEKVSAREVEDILMQHPMVKEVAVVGTPDPILGEVVKAFIVPETENAVTAEELRHLAFQSLARHKVPRIFQFCKQLSRTSSGKIRKVDLIG; encoded by the coding sequence ATGAAAGAAATCCAAGACACAATCACCCGCGTTCTAGATGACGGTATGCGACGGACCGAGACCGGTGTCGCCTTTCGGATGAAAGACAAGGTGTTTCGATTCGATGAACTGGAAGCGGCCTCGAGGAGACTGGCGGAGAACCTCCTGCGTCGGGGCTTGAGAAAGGGCGAGAAGGTTGCACTGGCCTTCAATAATTGTTTTCTCTATCCCATCGCCTTTATTGGTATCCAACGGGCCGGCGGTGTGGCCGTGCCGATCAATCCGACCCTGACCGGCCGTGAAATTCATTACATTTTGGATCATGCCGATGTCCGTTGGTTCCTGCTGGCGCCCGAGGCCGAGGTTCCGGAGGGGGCTGAATCGGTCCCGAAGATGGAGGGCATTCTGCGCCTCTTTTATTCCGGCGCGGTGGAGGACCGGGAGGTGGCGCTGTTTCCCGGCGGCGCGGCGGGGGACGAGGCTGTGGCGCTCCCTCCAGAGGACCAAGATCAGGACGGGATCCTTATTTATACCAGCGGAACGACGGGGGTGCCCAAGGCCGTTCTACTGTCACAAAGGAATATCATCGCCAATGCCCGGTTTGTCGTCGACTATCTCGAGTTGCGTCCATCCGACCGGCATGCTGTTTTTCTGCCGCTCTTCTATTCCTATGCGATGAGCCAGATGCTTTCGACCCTCATGGCGGGTGGCGAGGTGATACTCCTCGACGGACTCATCTTTCCAGCGGTAGCGCTGAAGGAGATGGCGCATCACGGCAGCACCATCTTGGCCGGTGTGCCGACGACCTACAATCTCCTCGTCCGTCTGAATTCCTTTAACAATAATGAATTGCCAAACCTCCGTCTCTTCCTCAATGCCGGCGGACCGGTCCATCCCGATCGATTGGATGAACTCTGCCGGCGATTCCCCAACGCCCTGATCATCAACAATTACGGCTGCACCGAAGCCGGGCCGCGTGTAACCTATCTGCCGCATGAAGAACTTCATACGCGGCGGGGAAGTATGGGAATCGCCATTCCCGGTATGAAGGTGACACTGCGGGACGATCAGGGTCGAGAGGTGGGTGTGGGGGAGATGGGCGAAGTCACCATTTCGGGCCCCTGTGTCATGAAGTGCTATTATAAAAACGAGATCCAAACACGCCGTGTCATGACCCCCTATGGTCTGCGCAGCGGTGATTGGGCCACCAAAGACAAGGACGGCTTCTTATACTTTAAGGGCCGCAAATTGGATATCATCAACACCGGCGGCGAGAAGGTCAGCGCCCGCGAAGTGGAAGATATCCTCATGCAACATCCCATGGTCAAAGAGGTCGCCGTCGTTGGAACACCGGACCCGATCCTGGGCGAGGTGGTGAAGGCCTTTATCGTTCCAGAGACGGAAAATGCCGTCACCGCTGAGGAGTTGCGGCATCTGGCCTTCCAGTCGTTGGCCCGTCACAAGGTCCCGCGAATATTCCAATTCTGCAAACAGTTGTCACGGACATCGAGCGGGAAGATTCGCAAAGTCGATCTTATCGGTTAG
- a CDS encoding DUF2088 domain-containing protein gives MNGFELPWGAWYGDRMKRFPLPAGYRAVVRRIRGGRVLSPKRIDAALDAVMESPTLEQLACSRRWAAVAVEDFSRPARLAEILPSVLRRIHAGGIPPERTRIIFALGGHAPLDRFAMIKKCGRWVCDHYDVSNHHPYEDLVDLGVSASGIPIRINRKFAEADLRVAVGSVVPHPYAAFGGGAKIVLPGVSSIDTLEANHRPAVTGLQGGYNNIETNTARQEMEEIALRVGLEFIVNVVTDDRRRPVGLFAGHPVAAHRAAVECARRVYATPRPNRPADVAVLNAYPKDTELLQVGNAFNALRFSPPLPLKPEGIVVVTAACSMGRGYHSLHGPGMRLYRKPVEKAYLAGRPVIFFTQNLNKCDVAVSFWDGYTFESKWNHVVKRLQKRLGHKAQIEVFPCAPLQLLED, from the coding sequence ATGAACGGATTTGAACTTCCCTGGGGCGCCTGGTACGGCGACAGAATGAAGCGATTTCCTCTTCCCGCGGGGTACCGCGCCGTTGTCCGAAGGATACGCGGGGGGCGGGTCCTGAGTCCGAAGCGTATCGACGCCGCCCTTGATGCCGTGATGGAATCACCGACACTGGAACAGCTGGCGTGCAGCCGCCGATGGGCGGCGGTCGCCGTCGAGGATTTCAGCCGGCCGGCGCGCCTGGCGGAGATCCTCCCCTCCGTTTTAAGGCGGATTCATGCAGGTGGGATCCCGCCCGAACGCACCCGAATCATCTTCGCCCTGGGTGGCCATGCGCCCCTCGACCGTTTCGCCATGATCAAGAAATGCGGTCGATGGGTCTGTGATCATTACGATGTTTCGAACCATCATCCCTATGAGGACTTGGTTGATCTGGGTGTTTCCGCCAGCGGCATCCCCATCCGGATTAATAGAAAGTTCGCGGAGGCCGATCTCAGGGTCGCGGTGGGTTCGGTGGTCCCGCATCCCTACGCGGCCTTCGGGGGCGGCGCGAAAATCGTGCTCCCGGGCGTTTCATCGATTGACACATTAGAGGCGAATCACCGCCCCGCCGTTACAGGCCTGCAGGGAGGGTACAATAATATTGAAACGAATACAGCGCGTCAGGAGATGGAAGAGATCGCCTTGCGGGTTGGACTCGAATTTATTGTTAATGTTGTAACGGATGACCGCCGGCGCCCCGTCGGTCTCTTCGCCGGGCATCCTGTCGCCGCTCATAGGGCGGCCGTGGAGTGCGCCCGCCGTGTCTACGCGACGCCACGGCCGAATCGGCCGGCTGATGTCGCCGTTTTGAATGCCTATCCAAAGGACACAGAACTGCTGCAGGTGGGGAATGCCTTCAATGCCCTCCGCTTCTCACCGCCCCTGCCCTTGAAGCCGGAAGGGATTGTCGTTGTCACAGCCGCCTGCTCAATGGGTCGCGGCTATCATTCCCTTCACGGTCCAGGGATGCGGCTCTACAGGAAGCCGGTCGAGAAGGCGTATCTCGCAGGGCGTCCGGTGATATTCTTCACCCAGAATCTCAATAAATGTGATGTCGCCGTCTCGTTCTGGGATGGTTACACTTTTGAGTCCAAGTGGAACCATGTCGTAAAGCGATTGCAGAAGCGGCTCGGACACAAGGCGCAGATAGAAGTGTTCCCCTGCGCGCCGCTTCAGTTGCTGGAGGACTAG
- a CDS encoding tetratricopeptide repeat protein, which produces MNRLPRLNPSLYRGAVGVLLALFLCTLCAIGTGCESGNQSKLYKAERKLWKIAKQQASLASLPPDVQASIQNHLIIEYQELIESLTPADSATIPPPDDLVQYRLYRIRATAQLECARWHVMAGENQKALAIIENACRSYTWNPGVTAEAFRNRILLLERMGDPDLYADAVEEMSRVLDLTRLGENIPLPLIQCQRRSARFFYAHGDVDRAGIQRQGAKDELDRLLKAGIAGSPRVLILSELALIALDTNDAESARQRYQEALEVSRGTPWEPSLEFALANLNLGFPDRLEMAVTGFERLALRHPDSPLAARGLLMAGATLRTQKEYDRADLLLDRSDSLAARDPELHASIIFERAVLAEARGDWDRALTFYRQVTADAPRSRSALNVPLQIASRYLSLHDREAAESVLQRAIRNYEEMMEGDNPQLALMAMEMRSKAWIMLEEWGAAVEALQDLAKRAPESDFAPLALAEAARLTKEKLGQLEKSHEIWQKLIDLYPGTPLAALAARELEIKQEP; this is translated from the coding sequence ATGAATAGATTGCCAAGATTAAACCCCTCTCTTTACAGAGGTGCTGTCGGGGTGCTCCTGGCGCTGTTTCTTTGCACACTGTGCGCCATTGGCACCGGTTGTGAGTCGGGGAATCAATCCAAGCTGTACAAGGCTGAACGCAAGCTTTGGAAGATTGCGAAACAGCAGGCCTCGCTGGCTTCATTGCCTCCCGATGTGCAGGCGTCGATCCAAAACCATCTGATTATTGAGTATCAGGAGCTGATTGAGTCCCTCACACCGGCCGACAGCGCCACGATCCCGCCGCCCGATGATCTTGTTCAATATCGCCTCTACCGGATCCGTGCCACGGCGCAGCTGGAATGCGCCCGCTGGCATGTCATGGCCGGGGAAAATCAGAAGGCCCTGGCGATCATCGAGAATGCCTGCCGCTCATATACATGGAATCCCGGTGTTACTGCCGAAGCCTTTAGAAACCGCATCCTTCTCTTAGAAAGAATGGGGGATCCTGATCTCTACGCTGACGCGGTGGAAGAGATGAGCCGTGTCTTGGATCTCACACGTCTCGGCGAAAATATCCCCCTGCCACTTATACAATGCCAGCGGCGAAGCGCGCGCTTCTTCTATGCGCACGGGGATGTCGACCGGGCCGGAATCCAACGCCAGGGGGCGAAGGATGAGTTAGACCGCCTGCTCAAAGCCGGCATTGCCGGATCCCCGCGGGTCCTGATCCTTTCAGAGCTGGCCCTGATTGCGCTGGATACAAATGATGCGGAATCAGCCCGGCAGCGCTATCAGGAGGCGCTCGAGGTCAGCCGCGGAACGCCGTGGGAACCCTCCCTCGAGTTTGCGCTGGCCAATCTGAACCTCGGATTCCCTGATCGTCTCGAGATGGCTGTCACCGGTTTTGAGCGGCTGGCGCTGCGCCATCCCGATTCGCCCCTTGCCGCGCGGGGACTCCTCATGGCCGGCGCGACCCTCCGGACCCAAAAGGAGTATGACCGGGCCGATCTCCTTCTGGATCGGTCTGATTCTCTCGCCGCCCGGGATCCTGAACTGCATGCCTCCATCATTTTTGAACGGGCTGTTCTTGCCGAGGCGCGTGGGGATTGGGACCGCGCGTTAACGTTTTACCGCCAAGTCACCGCCGATGCGCCGCGTTCGCGCTCAGCCCTCAATGTCCCGCTGCAAATCGCCTCTCGCTATCTCTCCTTACACGACCGGGAGGCCGCCGAAAGCGTCTTGCAGAGAGCGATTCGCAACTATGAAGAGATGATGGAAGGAGACAATCCGCAGCTGGCCTTAATGGCGATGGAGATGCGCTCCAAGGCCTGGATCATGCTGGAGGAATGGGGAGCGGCGGTCGAAGCCTTGCAGGATTTGGCGAAACGAGCTCCCGAATCGGATTTTGCGCCCTTGGCTTTGGCTGAAGCCGCCCGCCTCACGAAGGAAAAGCTGGGTCAACTTGAAAAGTCCCACGAAATTTGGCAGAAGCTTATTGATCTTTATCCGGGAACGCCCCTGGCCGCTCTGGCCGCCAGGGAACTGGAAATAAAGCAAGAGCCATGA
- a CDS encoding sugar transferase — translation MPNSFYARAGKRILDTFISLSLLLAAGPLFLIIALAIKLDSRGPVFYRQERIGQKGRPFSLLKFRSMIVDAEHQGAGILVLAGDDRITRVGRILRKFSLDELPQIINVLGGGMSIIGPRPGLKYQTDKYNELQSRRLFVKPGITGWAQVNGRNSIPWDRRIELDIEYVDRISLGLDFKILCRTPFVVLGGEGQIAKADFWKERSGTESKAEDTAENDDGEGGDRRSTLEW, via the coding sequence GTGCCCAATTCTTTCTATGCCCGTGCCGGTAAAAGGATTCTCGATACATTTATATCCCTATCCCTGCTGCTGGCGGCTGGACCCCTCTTTCTGATTATCGCCCTCGCGATAAAGCTCGATTCCAGGGGCCCCGTCTTTTACCGGCAGGAGAGAATCGGGCAAAAGGGCCGGCCCTTTTCCCTCTTAAAATTCCGCTCGATGATTGTCGATGCGGAACATCAGGGCGCCGGCATCTTGGTTTTGGCCGGTGATGATCGGATCACGAGAGTGGGACGGATCCTCCGCAAATTCAGCCTTGATGAACTACCTCAAATTATAAATGTTCTGGGGGGCGGCATGTCGATCATCGGCCCCCGCCCGGGACTTAAGTATCAGACCGACAAATATAATGAGTTGCAAAGCCGCCGTCTTTTCGTGAAACCTGGGATCACAGGTTGGGCGCAAGTGAACGGCCGCAACTCGATCCCTTGGGATCGAAGAATTGAGCTTGATATTGAGTATGTCGATCGGATTTCGCTCGGCCTGGATTTTAAGATCTTATGCCGCACCCCTTTTGTCGTTCTCGGTGGCGAGGGGCAGATCGCGAAGGCCGATTTTTGGAAAGAGAGAAGTGGAACGGAATCTAAAGCAGAAGACACCGCCGAGAATGATGATGGCGAAGGCGGCGATCGGCGATCGACCTTGGAATGGTGA
- a CDS encoding PEGA domain-containing protein: MRRLLICCLILGSALIWAIRAEAQSDGSSADPPVTIDTSGGTWILSEPMGALVTLGGTTRVSGRTPLRLDERIRGIYTLRAHLPGYETWSGDLLLDSARGDRYTLELSPKKRRKAILRSLLIPGWGQAYAGKKGKATTFFLSETAALIGLWIVHEEYRNRVDDWEIAKEAYLNETYEENIPARRHELDRRLNDVDDIYNWQQGFNFAAMGIAALNLFDMMFITPVGPISGKLSMSPMQGSALPGDKASPRMTATLTRGF, encoded by the coding sequence ATGAGAAGGCTTCTCATATGCTGTCTCATCCTGGGATCGGCCTTGATATGGGCCATCCGGGCGGAGGCTCAAAGTGACGGGTCAAGCGCCGATCCCCCGGTCACCATCGATACTTCCGGTGGGACATGGATTCTGTCCGAACCCATGGGGGCCCTGGTGACATTGGGGGGAACCACTCGCGTCAGCGGCCGGACACCGCTTCGGCTGGACGAGCGGATCCGAGGCATTTATACCCTCCGGGCCCATCTCCCGGGATATGAAACCTGGAGCGGAGATCTTCTCCTCGACAGCGCCCGCGGGGATCGATACACCCTGGAGCTGAGCCCCAAGAAACGGAGAAAAGCGATCCTGCGGTCTCTCCTGATTCCGGGGTGGGGGCAAGCCTACGCCGGAAAGAAGGGCAAGGCCACAACCTTCTTCCTTTCGGAAACCGCCGCCCTCATCGGGCTTTGGATCGTTCATGAGGAGTATAGAAATCGGGTTGATGATTGGGAGATTGCAAAAGAAGCCTATCTGAATGAGACATATGAAGAAAATATTCCAGCCCGCCGGCATGAATTGGATCGACGGTTGAATGATGTTGACGACATTTACAATTGGCAGCAGGGCTTCAATTTTGCGGCTATGGGAATCGCCGCGCTGAATCTTTTTGATATGATGTTTATAACACCGGTAGGTCCGATATCCGGCAAACTTAGTATGAGTCCAATGCAGGGTTCCGCACTTCCGGGGGATAAGGCATCTCCCCGGATGACGGCGACGCTGACCCGCGGATTTTAG
- a CDS encoding acyl carrier protein, translating into MTNEQVQKVEDIVKQILNREVLLDKTASLKDQGMDSLALFSLIGSLEESFSIFIQEDEILPEHFDSMRGLTQFIEMKMSAGLQENSK; encoded by the coding sequence ATGACGAATGAACAGGTTCAGAAGGTTGAAGATATCGTTAAGCAAATTCTCAACCGAGAGGTGCTTCTCGATAAAACAGCGTCACTTAAAGATCAGGGAATGGATTCTCTCGCCCTCTTTTCGCTCATCGGATCTCTGGAGGAGTCGTTCAGTATTTTCATTCAGGAGGATGAAATCCTACCGGAGCATTTTGATTCGATGAGGGGACTCACTCAATTCATCGAAATGAAAATGAGCGCCGGCCTGCAGGAGAATTCCAAATGA
- a CDS encoding acetyltransferase, translating into MTSHQDQETGAVIIGSGDHGRGLLETLIRAHPERPILGFIDDNPKMHGRMIGGYPVLGSIDWLRIHPEKVRWLYLGLGHPRDRRETARKLADLRFAYPPLVHPSVVLHGDVQLGDGAYIGAGVVIAHAATIGARALVNLNATIGHDVILGDDVSVGPGANLAGWVHVEEGSFIGMNATLPPRTKVGAWSEVAAASLVLRPVRSGYRVLGNPARELGPVDFGRESPDQRKTG; encoded by the coding sequence GTGACATCTCATCAGGACCAGGAAACGGGCGCCGTTATCATCGGATCCGGCGATCACGGCCGGGGTCTGCTGGAAACGCTGATCCGGGCCCATCCCGAGCGCCCGATCCTCGGTTTTATTGATGACAATCCGAAGATGCATGGCCGCATGATAGGAGGGTATCCTGTCTTGGGGTCCATCGACTGGCTTCGAATCCATCCAGAGAAGGTCCGCTGGCTCTACCTGGGGCTGGGCCATCCGAGGGACCGCCGGGAGACAGCGCGGAAACTTGCCGACCTGCGCTTCGCCTATCCGCCGCTTGTGCATCCATCGGTAGTGCTTCATGGAGATGTTCAACTTGGGGATGGGGCCTATATCGGGGCCGGTGTCGTGATCGCGCACGCGGCGACGATCGGCGCCCGCGCTCTGGTGAATCTGAATGCAACGATTGGGCATGACGTCATCTTAGGAGATGATGTCTCTGTGGGGCCCGGCGCGAATCTGGCCGGCTGGGTCCATGTCGAAGAGGGGTCCTTTATCGGAATGAACGCCACTCTTCCTCCCAGAACGAAGGTCGGCGCCTGGAGTGAGGTCGCCGCGGCCAGCCTTGTTCTTCGTCCCGTTCGTTCAGGATACCGGGTGCTGGGCAACCCGGCGCGTGAGTTGGGGCCGGTGGATTTTGGACGTGAGAGCCCGGATCAAAGGAAAACCGGGTAG
- a CDS encoding EpsI family protein — translation MVNHPRMNPAKAARGLWWTPLIFLIPGCLYILMLPPQAAAISSLSGFPATFLSMPSVEVPATQMVLDDLRPSDILLRRYTRPDGEPLWLVIIFFQNARWGAHDPRLCYISQGYNLTNEKIEEIPLAANENLKVNLFQASRGDNQRSVLSWWYIPGAGTTTDQNTFRKLLMIEGMRHNSTYGAFVRISTTTAMDGSEMELLRAFSAGVAAQLPLLIQKG, via the coding sequence ATGGTGAATCATCCCAGAATGAATCCGGCAAAAGCCGCCCGCGGACTCTGGTGGACGCCGCTCATCTTCTTGATTCCAGGATGTTTGTACATTCTTATGCTGCCGCCGCAGGCGGCGGCCATAAGCAGTCTCTCTGGTTTCCCGGCAACCTTCCTTTCGATGCCGTCGGTCGAGGTGCCGGCCACACAGATGGTCCTCGATGATCTCAGACCCAGCGATATCCTGCTGCGGCGTTATACGCGTCCGGACGGCGAGCCCCTTTGGCTGGTCATTATTTTTTTCCAGAATGCCCGATGGGGGGCTCACGATCCCCGGCTTTGTTACATTTCACAGGGGTACAATCTTACAAATGAGAAGATTGAAGAGATCCCTTTAGCCGCGAATGAAAACCTCAAGGTTAATCTCTTTCAGGCCAGCCGCGGTGATAACCAGCGATCTGTTCTTTCATGGTGGTATATACCCGGGGCGGGAACGACGACCGATCAAAATACTTTTCGAAAACTTCTTATGATCGAGGGAATGCGTCATAACAGCACCTATGGCGCATTCGTCAGGATTTCCACAACCACGGCCATGGATGGAAGTGAAATGGAACTCCTTAGAGCCTTTTCAGCCGGAGTGGCGGCTCAATTGCCGTTACTGATCCAGAAGGGGTGA
- a CDS encoding DegT/DnrJ/EryC1/StrS family aminotransferase, which translates to MKQKGVPMDIPINRPHLPPYEEYIVDLRELFKTGQVTNGPYVRELETALAHRLGVREVVAVTSATAGLMLCLRALAPRDSEVLLPSFTFAATLQAVLWAGLKPRLVDCEPDTFTISARTVERALTPGSKVLIPVYVFGAPLARQELDPLIQKAGLIVISDAAHALGSMWGDEAVGGWGAAEIFSLAPTKLLVAAEGGVVATNDSGLARKLRAARNHGHEGDYQCNGDSLNGRMSEFHALLALKGLPYLDDQIKQRKILRNHYAKGLEGYPGLTLQILPPKTSSTWNYIGVRFDKDRFGAGSEEAKSWLADQGIESRRYFHPPLHRQTAFQYLWQENPPDLPGTDRLVSEILCLPLFSEMKISEVDRVVQALDDLHKKVR; encoded by the coding sequence ATGAAACAGAAAGGCGTCCCGATGGACATTCCGATTAACCGGCCGCATCTCCCACCCTACGAGGAGTATATCGTCGATCTGCGCGAGCTCTTCAAAACAGGGCAGGTGACGAATGGTCCCTATGTCCGAGAATTGGAGACCGCTCTGGCGCACCGCCTCGGCGTGCGGGAGGTCGTTGCTGTTACGTCAGCCACGGCAGGGCTCATGCTTTGTTTAAGGGCGCTGGCTCCCCGGGATTCCGAGGTGCTGCTGCCCTCTTTCACATTCGCTGCGACGCTTCAAGCGGTTCTTTGGGCCGGGCTCAAACCCCGTCTGGTCGATTGTGAGCCGGACACCTTCACCATTTCGGCGCGGACGGTTGAGCGGGCTTTGACACCGGGGTCCAAAGTCCTCATTCCGGTCTACGTCTTCGGCGCTCCGCTCGCGCGTCAAGAACTGGATCCGCTTATACAAAAGGCGGGGCTGATCGTCATTTCTGATGCGGCGCATGCCTTGGGATCGATGTGGGGCGATGAAGCGGTCGGGGGATGGGGAGCGGCCGAAATATTCAGCTTGGCCCCGACAAAACTGCTCGTTGCGGCCGAGGGGGGAGTGGTCGCGACCAACGATTCCGGCCTCGCCAGAAAGCTCCGCGCGGCGCGCAATCACGGCCATGAAGGCGACTACCAATGCAATGGCGACAGCCTCAATGGGCGCATGAGTGAGTTCCATGCCTTGCTCGCCCTAAAGGGATTGCCTTACCTCGATGATCAGATTAAACAGCGAAAGATCTTGCGGAATCACTATGCGAAAGGCCTGGAGGGATATCCGGGACTCACACTCCAAATATTACCGCCAAAGACATCCTCGACCTGGAATTATATCGGTGTCCGGTTTGATAAGGATCGCTTTGGCGCGGGATCGGAGGAGGCGAAGTCCTGGCTGGCGGATCAGGGCATTGAAAGCCGCCGCTATTTCCATCCGCCCCTGCATCGCCAAACGGCGTTCCAATACTTGTGGCAAGAGAATCCGCCGGATCTGCCGGGGACCGATCGACTCGTTTCTGAGATCCTGTGCCTGCCCCTCTTTTCGGAAATGAAAATCTCCGAGGTGGATCGTGTGGTGCAGGCCCTCGACGATTTGCACAAAAAGGTCCGTTAA